Proteins encoded in a region of the Desulforegula conservatrix Mb1Pa genome:
- a CDS encoding GNAT family N-acetyltransferase produces MRLLFDIFVSTREDILNIPSWTDNEKLNFLRSQFILQHDAYMGGYRNPEFMIIRVDGEDAGRLYLESRQKDIRIIDIAVLPSFRNKGTGSTLMRHIFSLSDSEAKSVSIHVEKANPAMNWYTRSGFIKIEDIDVYDLMERKPG; encoded by the coding sequence ATGAGGCTTCTATTTGATATTTTCGTTTCTACCCGCGAGGATATCCTTAATATCCCTTCATGGACAGATAACGAAAAACTGAATTTTCTCAGGAGTCAATTCATCCTTCAGCATGATGCATACATGGGAGGATACAGAAACCCTGAATTTATGATTATCCGGGTAGATGGCGAAGATGCAGGCAGGTTGTATCTGGAGTCCAGACAAAAAGACATAAGAATAATTGATATTGCTGTTCTGCCGTCTTTCAGAAACAAGGGGACAGGCAGCACCCTGATGAGGCATATTTTCAGTTTGTCTGATTCAGAAGCTAAATCTGTTTCCATTCATGTGGAAAAAGCTAATCCTGCAATGAACTGGTATACGAGATCCGGTTTCATAAAAATAGAAGATATTGACGTTTATGATCTGATGGAAAGAAAACCTGGTTGA
- a CDS encoding 3-dehydroquinate synthase II: MRKIWVKVDPWDKELILTALEGGADGIMVEDGFGQKVKELGLVTVIASDGDLVPGKDAVTIPINSSDDEDEIIRLTKEKLVILECPDWTIIPLENLIARNADVVPIVKTYEEAETAFSILEIGVNQVMIHTDDAGELQKALSILKRSDEGTKIEEAEILEVKPIGMGDRVCVDTCTSMKVGQGMLVGNTSSVLFLVHAETVENPYVAPRPFRVNAGAVHAYTRVPGGKTRYLSELKAGDKVLLFDHKGSAEEAIIGRLKIEKRPMMLITAKIGSGTVATIVQNAETIRLTSPAGEPVSVVALKAGDKVLVTVEAGGRHFGHKIEETITEK; the protein is encoded by the coding sequence ATGAGAAAAATATGGGTAAAGGTTGACCCCTGGGATAAGGAACTGATTCTCACCGCGCTTGAAGGCGGTGCTGACGGAATAATGGTAGAAGACGGATTTGGCCAGAAGGTAAAAGAACTTGGTCTTGTAACAGTAATTGCATCTGATGGTGATCTTGTTCCTGGCAAAGATGCTGTTACCATTCCAATCAATAGCAGCGACGATGAAGATGAGATTATAAGGCTTACAAAGGAAAAACTTGTCATTCTGGAATGTCCGGACTGGACGATCATTCCTCTGGAAAACCTTATTGCGAGAAACGCTGATGTTGTCCCTATCGTAAAGACTTATGAAGAGGCAGAAACAGCTTTCAGTATTCTCGAAATAGGCGTTAATCAGGTTATGATCCACACAGATGACGCTGGAGAGCTTCAGAAGGCCTTAAGTATCCTGAAAAGATCGGATGAAGGCACTAAAATTGAAGAGGCCGAAATCCTTGAAGTCAAGCCTATTGGCATGGGAGACAGGGTCTGCGTTGACACTTGCACATCCATGAAGGTCGGACAGGGCATGCTTGTCGGAAATACCAGCAGCGTACTTTTTCTTGTTCACGCAGAGACAGTTGAAAATCCATATGTCGCACCAAGACCATTCAGGGTGAATGCAGGCGCTGTTCACGCATACACAAGAGTTCCGGGCGGAAAGACCAGATATCTTTCAGAGCTAAAGGCCGGAGACAAGGTTCTTCTTTTTGATCATAAGGGAAGCGCTGAAGAAGCCATAATAGGCAGGCTCAAGATTGAAAAACGCCCCATGATGCTGATCACAGCAAAAATCGGAAGCGGAACAGTTGCTACAATAGTTCAGAATGCCGAGACTATAAGGCTTACATCTCCTGCTGGCGAGCCTGTTTCAGTGGTTGCGCTTAAAGCAGGCGACAAGGTGCTTGTTACTGTTGAGGCTGGTGGCCGTCATTTCGGGCATAAGATCGAGGAAACCATAACGGAAAAATAG
- a CDS encoding 2-amino-3,7-dideoxy-D-threo-hept-6-ulosonate synthase, with product MSIIGKRIRMERIMNRATCKTIIVPMDHGISMGPIPGLRDMKSAVQAVADGGANAIVEHKGLVDAGLRGEGPDIGLIIHLSGSTCLSPTPNAKTIVCSVEEALKLGADAVSIQVNLGNGDEKEMLNDFGRISYDARNWGMPLLAMIYPRGEKIKDEYDVDVISHAARVGDEMGADIVKVSYTGSEESFRKVVQGCSIPVVIAGGAKMDSDTDILEMVKGAMDAGGAGASIGRNIFQHKDPKAITRAIYAIIHEGKDVGEAMKYLN from the coding sequence ATGAGTATCATCGGTAAAAGAATCAGAATGGAAAGAATCATGAACCGCGCCACATGCAAAACCATAATAGTGCCAATGGATCACGGCATTTCCATGGGGCCGATTCCAGGACTCAGGGACATGAAGTCGGCGGTTCAGGCTGTGGCTGATGGGGGCGCAAACGCTATTGTCGAGCATAAAGGCCTTGTGGACGCTGGTCTAAGAGGCGAAGGCCCGGACATTGGCCTTATCATTCATCTTTCCGGTTCAACCTGCCTTTCCCCGACACCAAACGCAAAAACCATAGTATGTTCAGTTGAAGAAGCCCTCAAACTCGGAGCGGATGCCGTTTCAATCCAGGTAAATCTTGGAAACGGTGATGAAAAGGAAATGCTCAACGATTTCGGCAGAATAAGCTATGACGCAAGAAACTGGGGAATGCCTCTTCTTGCCATGATTTATCCTCGCGGCGAGAAAATAAAAGATGAATACGATGTTGACGTAATAAGCCACGCAGCCCGCGTTGGCGATGAAATGGGTGCGGATATTGTCAAGGTTTCTTACACAGGCAGCGAAGAGAGCTTCCGCAAAGTAGTTCAGGGTTGTTCCATTCCTGTAGTAATTGCAGGCGGCGCAAAAATGGATTCTGATACTGACATTCTTGAAATGGTCAAAGGCGCAATGGATGCAGGTGGTGCAGGAGCTTCAATAGGAAGAAATATTTTCCAGCACAAAGATCCAAAGGCGATCACAAGGGCAATCTATGCGATTATCCATGAAGGCAAGGATGTTGGCGAGGCGATGAAGTACCTCAACTGA
- a CDS encoding DUF4347 domain-containing protein: MRSALMKKALIVVFLTLAIIPQVSFATNLTCSSKDERQTVILDTSLKDYDLLARNVDSITSVRLVSNGDELSKIENILFSCRHQKAIHLVSHGGDGVLYFGGSKITTETLIKRSSLARAFRTALSPGGDILIYGCNVAETEKGALFAKTLADLTGANVAASRDLTGNEKNKGNWNLEYMTGRIETSLPFKSREKLYSYPYVLAVTSGSIDFGTTGSGALNGDAFNGISFYGFTYDDFGRTGKGAQGSGTTSNVATTTSIFKTLDSSVFNVSTVYIDAFNGPLTITFTGYKSGSATGGSASVNATPGYAQHTINLSNVDEVRVTCSSIDYTMDDMVVSPGNSNPVTTLPATPTFKEDDQNKTISGISIADSDGNNQTVTLTVTNGTVSLSTTSGLGFTTGDGTNDASMAFNGALANVNAALSNLTFSPIANFSGTASIRVQTNDGNSGTDDDTLNITVNNAPEVSSINMAGVSPTGAASVNYTVTFSESVSGVDTSDFSLTTTVSASGSVTGVSGSGSTYTVTVSSVTGDGTLRLDLADDDSITNANSVSLGGTGTAGSGNGSFTGGQSYTIDHTAPTLTDARISISGATGTGGAFKTGDTVTATWNNTAGGDNNIDVSSVTVNFTAFGGGAAVAASNSAQTWTATHLITSGSIDSTNLNVSVTATDTSGNQTTTADTTNATVDNQPPTVTDGNISISGASGTAGAFKTGDTVTATWSNTAGGDNNNDISGVTVNFSQFGGGAAVVATNSSGTWTATYTITSGALDSTNLNVAVTATDDAGNATTRSDTTNATLDNQYPTVTDARISISGATGTAGAYKVGDAVTATWNNTPGGDNNSDTILSVAVNFSAFGGGAAVAAINSGGTWTATYIIVSGVIDSTNLNVSVTATDNAGNSTTTADTTNATVDNQLPTVTDANISISGATGSGGKYVVGDTVTATWNNTVGGDNNSDTISSVTVNFSQFGGGAAVAATNTAGSWAATYTLTFGSTEGSNINVDVTATDNAGNTTTIADTTNATIDINQLPVISNLNGDTVSFSIGGSAVNIDSTSNATLTDSDSPDFNGGNVTVSITVGLQAGEDVAKVGNTGPISVSGANINHTDSGGLTIGTFTGGTGGADLVVTLNANATIARTQDLIRALQYLDTDAGTVNTATRTLSVTVNDGDGGTSANNNVTVNLVRAPIIDLDGNDSSGASSGGYSGSFTENGSAVALADSDSAISDDGTFKSLTVTLTNRPDGVAESLSSTYGTGAQTVNGEAVTIAAYNSGTGVLAITVDDGSTDSATMKMLMESIRYNNTSDTPNTANRTITFAATDNDNNTGSSVSAVITVTAFNDSPAVGTNTGITLNEGATATITNAQLNENDPDDSGTGLTYTVTAVPANGSLKLSGTPLADNGTFTQDDIDNSRVTYTHNGSETTSDSFTFSLADGGENGAAAVTGQTFNITVTPQNDAPVIANLDGDMSDSVVAIGSTNLDKNADATVTDPDSADFNTGTLVIIQTAGTANGSFSVDGTTVTSGGDAAIAAGETVSVGATMVGTIHATNDGQAGNNLTITLNANATAAGITTLLRNILYTAPSVADTRTFTVALSDGDGGTSTLSTVTILVVANNKPTAANKIINMNENSSHVFTASEFNFSDVDAGDSLQKVKLTTLPAAGTLVLSNVAVTINQEVTAADITAGNLKFTPVANAFASPYATFNFEVSDGKEYSAAAYTMTINVSEYVAPSPPPSTDPEPQPEVQYNNQVIGSGTVLPNNTDHTDVTVAAGGTIINNATLTDLTNSGTVTGGTVSGNSDNQGVLNGVTLSSGTTLDNAGGTISGFVNNGAIFGGTVSGTVTNTGTISGHAPDGTPDTSYSITISTGSVVSGGEINGSVTNLGTLENVTIGAGTALSFTRGSGGQTGRLTGTITFASESGIGCVITIPSGAVFPEPNSIPRGGFVLTPEMLLAYAREHGWGVASRARTAKASAGLIPEIPGCYVLVGGIVLSETGSKSSSDVSISVPYAESLIPEGYRADDIKALAYDHDENTWISVPSTRSGENALKISTKLITAYAAVVKINVVPVQGTISVSQISGDTSEYGTIATFTVTLGSAPSSEVTICLSSSDLSEGVLSASSLVFTPENWNNPHIVSVIGADDDLVDGDQSYFIVTGASVSDDPSYNGIDPSDVSVVNTDNDTNGAFIPGQISPENGAVDVPMTPLLSVMEHGAINGFGTHAKTQWQVSKTSDFAPFDLVFSYTGATSLYSVKVPYLALTPGSTYFWRARFIDNNGNVTEWSQASRFTVVSINPDDTDNDGVADVFEISSSTDLDADGTDDASQTNMLRTKTASGDVMIGVKRTGNVLSIGSAIVASESETRAEDQPLGMLELRAKISEPGAEAEIQVYSSKALDRSSGWRAFSTDSGWYDYSSNVIFSSDGKCITVKMKDGGYGDADGCANGVIIHKAGLPDAAISAIEPNNSDSGHGGGNGSCFIASASEGYKTYVFLMAVFAGILSIIRKNKGQL; encoded by the coding sequence ATGAGGTCTGCACTCATGAAAAAAGCTTTGATCGTTGTTTTTCTCACCCTTGCTATTATCCCGCAAGTATCCTTTGCGACAAATCTTACATGTTCTTCTAAAGACGAGAGGCAAACAGTCATATTAGATACTTCTTTGAAGGATTATGATTTACTGGCAAGGAATGTTGATTCCATCACCTCTGTCAGACTCGTTTCCAATGGTGATGAACTATCAAAGATTGAGAATATTCTTTTTTCATGCAGACATCAGAAGGCTATTCATCTTGTTTCCCACGGTGGAGATGGAGTCCTGTATTTCGGCGGAAGCAAAATCACCACAGAGACTCTTATAAAAAGATCTTCCCTTGCAAGGGCATTCAGAACGGCCCTGTCTCCTGGGGGCGATATACTTATCTACGGCTGCAACGTAGCTGAAACCGAAAAGGGCGCACTGTTCGCAAAAACTCTTGCTGATTTGACCGGCGCCAATGTGGCAGCCTCAAGAGATCTCACAGGAAATGAAAAAAATAAAGGGAACTGGAATCTCGAATACATGACAGGCCGTATTGAAACCAGCCTTCCTTTTAAAAGCCGGGAAAAACTTTACTCATATCCTTATGTTCTTGCGGTAACATCAGGCTCAATTGATTTTGGAACAACAGGCTCTGGTGCTTTGAATGGGGACGCCTTTAACGGGATTTCATTCTATGGTTTCACTTACGATGACTTCGGCAGGACAGGGAAAGGAGCCCAGGGAAGCGGCACAACATCAAATGTCGCCACCACAACCTCCATTTTCAAGACATTGGACAGTAGTGTCTTTAATGTATCAACTGTATATATAGACGCATTCAACGGGCCTCTTACAATAACGTTCACAGGTTACAAGTCTGGCAGCGCGACAGGTGGTTCTGCTTCTGTAAACGCCACTCCCGGTTATGCCCAGCATACGATTAATCTTTCAAATGTTGACGAGGTACGTGTCACATGCTCCTCCATTGATTACACAATGGATGACATGGTTGTTTCTCCTGGGAACAGTAATCCTGTCACGACCCTTCCGGCAACCCCGACATTCAAAGAGGACGATCAGAATAAAACAATCTCAGGAATATCCATAGCAGATTCTGACGGAAACAATCAGACAGTGACGTTAACTGTCACAAACGGGACCGTTAGCCTGAGCACGACAAGTGGTCTGGGCTTTACGACAGGAGACGGCACCAACGACGCATCGATGGCTTTCAACGGAGCACTGGCCAATGTGAACGCAGCTCTATCAAACCTAACGTTTTCTCCAATAGCAAACTTCAGCGGCACTGCTTCAATAAGGGTGCAGACCAATGATGGAAACAGTGGAACCGATGATGATACACTCAATATCACAGTCAACAACGCGCCGGAAGTAAGCAGTATTAACATGGCTGGCGTAAGCCCAACCGGTGCTGCCAGCGTAAATTACACCGTAACCTTCAGCGAAAGTGTATCCGGTGTTGATACATCGGATTTTTCTCTCACCACAACCGTAAGCGCATCAGGTTCCGTCACAGGAGTATCAGGCAGTGGCTCAACTTATACCGTAACTGTTTCAAGCGTCACAGGGGACGGCACTCTCAGGCTGGATCTTGCTGACGATGACAGCATCACCAATGCCAACTCAGTTTCCCTTGGAGGAACAGGTACAGCCGGAAGCGGTAATGGAAGCTTCACTGGCGGACAGAGCTATACAATCGATCATACAGCTCCAACCTTAACAGACGCAAGAATCAGCATCTCCGGCGCAACCGGAACAGGCGGAGCATTCAAAACCGGTGACACTGTGACAGCCACATGGAATAACACTGCCGGAGGAGATAACAACATTGATGTCAGCAGCGTTACAGTTAATTTCACTGCTTTTGGCGGAGGAGCCGCAGTTGCTGCTTCAAACAGCGCGCAAACCTGGACTGCGACGCACTTAATTACATCAGGATCCATTGACTCAACAAATCTCAATGTTTCAGTCACAGCCACAGACACTTCAGGCAACCAGACCACAACCGCTGACACCACAAACGCAACCGTGGACAACCAGCCGCCGACGGTGACAGACGGCAATATCAGCATTTCGGGTGCAAGCGGAACAGCAGGCGCGTTCAAAACCGGGGACACTGTAACAGCCACATGGAGTAATACTGCCGGAGGAGACAACAACAATGATATCAGCGGCGTTACGGTAAATTTTTCGCAATTCGGAGGAGGTGCGGCTGTTGTTGCGACAAACAGCAGCGGAACCTGGACTGCCACCTATACCATCACCTCCGGTGCATTGGACAGCACAAACTTAAATGTGGCTGTCACTGCCACAGACGATGCCGGAAATGCCACAACCAGATCAGATACGACCAACGCCACTCTGGATAACCAATATCCAACCGTGACAGATGCCAGGATCAGTATTTCAGGGGCAACCGGTACAGCGGGAGCTTACAAAGTGGGCGACGCAGTGACTGCTACCTGGAATAATACCCCTGGCGGAGACAATAACAGCGATACGATTTTATCTGTTGCAGTTAATTTCAGCGCTTTCGGCGGAGGTGCCGCAGTTGCAGCAATAAACAGCGGCGGAACATGGACCGCCACATACATAATAGTATCAGGGGTCATAGACTCAACAAATCTCAATGTTTCAGTCACCGCAACAGATAATGCCGGTAACTCCACCACAACAGCAGACACAACCAATGCCACTGTGGACAATCAGCTTCCGACAGTGACTGATGCCAACATCAGTATTTCCGGGGCAACCGGCTCAGGAGGAAAGTATGTTGTTGGAGACACTGTGACAGCCACATGGAATAACACAGTTGGCGGAGACAATAACAGCGACACAATCAGCAGCGTGACAGTGAATTTTTCGCAATTCGGCGGAGGAGCAGCCGTTGCTGCCACAAACACGGCAGGGTCATGGGCTGCTACCTATACACTTACATTTGGTTCAACCGAAGGCAGTAACATAAACGTTGATGTAACAGCCACAGACAATGCGGGCAACACCACAACAATAGCGGACACAACAAACGCGACCATAGACATAAACCAGCTGCCTGTAATAAGTAACCTCAATGGAGACACAGTATCGTTTTCCATTGGAGGATCCGCCGTGAATATTGACAGTACATCTAACGCGACGCTGACTGATTCCGACTCCCCTGATTTTAACGGAGGTAATGTCACGGTGTCCATCACCGTCGGACTCCAGGCTGGTGAGGATGTAGCCAAGGTCGGCAATACAGGGCCAATCTCTGTCTCAGGGGCTAACATCAATCACACTGACTCCGGGGGACTGACGATAGGAACGTTTACCGGAGGAACCGGTGGCGCGGACCTTGTGGTGACTCTGAACGCAAACGCAACGATTGCAAGAACCCAGGATCTTATCCGCGCGCTTCAGTATCTGGATACAGACGCAGGAACAGTTAACACCGCTACACGTACCCTTAGCGTCACTGTTAATGACGGAGATGGAGGAACATCTGCCAATAATAATGTGACAGTCAATCTGGTTCGGGCACCAATAATAGACCTTGACGGAAATGACAGCTCAGGAGCTTCAAGCGGCGGATATTCAGGTTCGTTCACCGAAAATGGAAGTGCGGTTGCACTCGCGGACTCAGATTCCGCAATATCTGACGACGGAACCTTCAAGTCCCTTACTGTCACCCTGACCAACAGACCTGACGGAGTCGCTGAAAGCCTTTCTTCAACCTATGGAACAGGAGCCCAGACCGTAAATGGCGAGGCTGTTACCATAGCAGCTTACAACTCGGGAACGGGCGTACTTGCCATAACAGTTGATGACGGCTCTACAGATAGCGCGACCATGAAAATGCTAATGGAATCCATCAGGTATAACAATACGTCTGATACCCCAAATACGGCAAACAGAACCATCACCTTCGCGGCAACAGACAATGACAATAATACAGGATCAAGCGTTTCCGCTGTCATTACTGTAACCGCTTTCAACGATTCTCCTGCGGTCGGCACAAACACAGGCATAACGCTTAATGAAGGTGCTACTGCAACCATAACAAATGCACAGCTCAACGAGAACGACCCGGATGATTCAGGCACAGGCCTTACCTACACTGTAACGGCCGTTCCTGCGAACGGATCGCTTAAGCTCAGCGGCACGCCTCTTGCAGATAACGGAACATTTACCCAGGACGATATAGACAACAGCAGGGTCACATATACCCATAACGGTTCAGAAACCACTTCAGACAGCTTCACATTCAGCCTTGCGGACGGAGGTGAAAACGGAGCCGCAGCTGTCACAGGCCAGACCTTCAACATCACTGTGACGCCGCAAAATGATGCTCCAGTAATAGCAAATCTTGACGGTGACATGTCTGACAGCGTGGTTGCTATTGGCAGTACAAATCTGGACAAAAACGCTGATGCGACTGTAACAGACCCTGATTCCGCAGATTTCAACACAGGCACCCTTGTAATTATCCAGACAGCAGGCACAGCCAACGGCAGTTTCAGCGTTGACGGCACAACTGTCACTTCGGGTGGTGATGCGGCAATAGCGGCCGGAGAGACTGTTTCCGTAGGTGCCACAATGGTTGGTACTATTCATGCGACAAATGACGGGCAGGCAGGCAACAATCTGACCATTACCCTTAACGCCAATGCAACTGCCGCAGGAATAACGACTCTGTTGCGTAACATCCTTTATACGGCTCCTTCTGTAGCTGATACCCGTACGTTTACAGTGGCACTTTCAGACGGAGACGGCGGCACGTCGACCCTTTCCACCGTCACCATTTTAGTGGTCGCGAACAACAAGCCGACAGCTGCGAACAAAATCATAAACATGAATGAGAATTCATCTCATGTGTTTACGGCTTCTGAATTTAATTTCAGTGACGTAGATGCAGGAGACAGTCTGCAGAAAGTAAAGCTCACAACCCTTCCTGCCGCAGGAACCCTTGTCCTTTCGAACGTTGCTGTAACCATAAACCAGGAGGTAACCGCAGCAGACATTACTGCTGGAAATCTTAAGTTCACACCTGTGGCCAATGCTTTCGCCAGCCCTTACGCGACATTCAATTTTGAGGTCAGTGACGGCAAGGAATACAGCGCGGCCGCTTACACCATGACAATAAACGTCAGCGAGTATGTGGCGCCATCTCCACCTCCATCAACTGATCCTGAGCCGCAGCCGGAAGTTCAGTACAACAATCAGGTTATTGGTTCCGGCACTGTTCTTCCAAACAACACTGACCACACAGACGTGACAGTGGCAGCAGGAGGAACAATAATAAACAACGCGACGCTTACAGACCTCACAAACAGCGGAACCGTAACAGGCGGAACAGTATCCGGGAACTCTGATAATCAGGGAGTTTTAAACGGAGTGACCCTTTCATCGGGCACGACTCTTGACAACGCAGGAGGAACTATCTCAGGTTTTGTAAATAATGGAGCCATTTTCGGAGGAACCGTTTCAGGAACAGTGACAAACACAGGAACAATATCAGGCCATGCTCCAGATGGAACGCCAGACACTTCATACAGCATAACTATAAGTACAGGATCTGTGGTATCAGGGGGTGAGATAAACGGTTCTGTGACAAACCTTGGAACGCTTGAAAACGTCACCATAGGAGCAGGAACGGCATTAAGCTTCACAAGGGGATCAGGAGGCCAGACTGGACGCCTTACAGGAACAATTACCTTTGCGAGCGAATCCGGTATAGGCTGCGTCATAACCATTCCATCAGGCGCTGTATTCCCTGAGCCTAACAGCATTCCCCGGGGCGGATTTGTTCTGACTCCTGAGATGCTTCTTGCTTACGCAAGAGAACATGGATGGGGCGTTGCTTCAAGGGCAAGAACAGCAAAAGCATCTGCAGGACTTATCCCGGAGATACCGGGATGTTATGTTCTTGTTGGCGGTATAGTTCTTTCTGAGACTGGTTCAAAGAGTAGTTCAGATGTGAGCATTTCCGTGCCATACGCAGAGTCCCTTATCCCTGAGGGATACAGAGCGGATGACATAAAAGCCCTTGCCTATGACCATGACGAAAATACCTGGATAAGCGTTCCTTCGACTAGGAGCGGAGAAAACGCCCTTAAGATAAGCACAAAGTTGATAACAGCCTATGCCGCAGTTGTAAAAATAAATGTAGTTCCTGTACAGGGAACAATATCTGTCAGCCAGATAAGTGGAGACACGTCAGAGTACGGAACCATTGCGACCTTCACAGTAACTTTGGGCTCTGCGCCTTCTTCTGAAGTTACCATATGCCTCTCAAGCTCTGACCTGTCAGAAGGAGTTTTATCAGCTTCGAGTCTCGTATTCACTCCAGAAAACTGGAATAATCCACATATAGTTTCAGTTATTGGCGCAGATGATGACCTTGTTGATGGAGATCAGTCCTATTTCATTGTCACAGGGGCTTCAGTATCAGATGATCCTTCCTATAACGGAATAGATCCTTCTGACGTAAGCGTCGTTAATACTGACAATGACACGAATGGCGCCTTTATCCCTGGCCAGATATCACCTGAGAACGGGGCCGTAGATGTGCCCATGACTCCGTTACTAAGCGTGATGGAACATGGAGCCATAAACGGCTTCGGAACACATGCAAAGACCCAGTGGCAGGTGAGCAAGACCTCGGATTTTGCGCCATTTGACCTTGTATTTTCATATACAGGAGCGACCAGCCTTTATTCTGTGAAGGTTCCTTATCTTGCACTCACCCCTGGTTCTACATATTTCTGGAGGGCGAGGTTCATAGATAATAATGGCAACGTCACAGAATGGTCTCAGGCATCGAGATTCACGGTCGTATCTATAAACCCGGACGACACGGACAATGACGGTGTGGCGGATGTCTTTGAGATAAGCTCTTCAACTGACCTTGACGCGGACGGAACAGACGACGCAAGCCAGACAAACATGCTCAGGACAAAAACAGCATCGGGCGATGTAATGATTGGCGTTAAAAGAACCGGAAATGTGCTTTCCATCGGGTCAGCGATTGTGGCATCTGAAAGCGAAACAAGGGCAGAAGACCAGCCTCTTGGAATGCTTGAGCTTAGAGCTAAAATATCCGAGCCAGGAGCAGAAGCTGAAATCCAGGTCTACTCATCAAAGGCCCTGGACAGATCATCAGGATGGAGAGCTTTCAGTACAGATTCAGGATGGTATGACTATTCATCCAACGTTATCTTCAGCAGCGACGGAAAATGCATCACCGTGAAAATGAAGGACGGAGGATATGGAGACGCAGACGGCTGCGCAAACGGAGTAATCATTCACAAGGCGGGGCTCCCGGATGCAGCAATTTCAGCTATCGAACCGAACAATAGTGATTCAGGGCATGGCGGAGGAAATGGTTCCTGTTTCATCGCTTCTGCTTCAGAGGGCTATAAGACTTATGTGTTTCTTATGGCTGTTTTCGCTGGAATATTGTCAATTATAAGGAAAAATAAAGGCCAGCTCTAA
- a CDS encoding phage tail protein codes for MADPFLGEIRMFAGNYAPLNWAFCDGQVLTIAQNSSLYSVIGCIYGGDERTVFNLPDMRGRTPLGARTGPGLSQYHIGQSGGLYDVTLSQSELPAHSHSMTADNENATAKNIAQPGASLTAKPNVARGSSYQLKNAYALPSEGQQVPMSSASISSTGAGYPHPNRQPCMAINFIICTSGVFPTRS; via the coding sequence ATGGCAGATCCATTTTTAGGTGAAATTCGCATGTTTGCAGGAAATTACGCCCCATTAAACTGGGCTTTCTGCGACGGTCAGGTTCTTACTATAGCTCAAAACTCGTCGCTTTATTCAGTCATCGGGTGCATATATGGAGGCGACGAAAGAACTGTGTTCAATCTGCCGGATATGAGGGGCCGTACTCCTCTTGGCGCACGCACCGGCCCCGGCCTTTCACAGTATCATATTGGGCAGTCAGGCGGCTTATACGATGTAACGCTTAGCCAGAGCGAGCTTCCTGCCCATTCGCATTCTATGACGGCCGATAATGAGAATGCAACGGCAAAAAATATTGCCCAGCCAGGGGCATCTCTAACTGCCAAACCAAATGTGGCAAGAGGATCAAGCTACCAGTTAAAAAATGCCTATGCCCTGCCGAGTGAGGGGCAACAGGTTCCGATGAGTAGCGCCTCCATTTCATCAACTGGAGCAGGATACCCTCATCCAAACAGACAGCCGTGCATGGCCATTAATTTCATCATATGTACGAGTGGAGTTTTTCCAACCAGAAGCTGA